The DNA region CTGATCTCCAAGGGGATGACCTCCTCCGTGGGCACCAGGATGACCATGCCGCTGGCTGGAACCGGGCTCGTGGGCACCAAGACGGCGGTGTACCCTTCCGGCAAGGGGGGAAGGCGGCCATCCACCGGTTGCACCACGAAGCAGAGGGTGTAAAGCCCTCTCCGGGGGTACTCGATGACCGCGGCCCGGCTGAACTTCACCTCCTGGTGGCCGAAGAGGGTATGGGTGATCTGCTGCACCGCCTTGTAGATGTCCCGCACGATGGGGAAGAGGAGAAGGGAGCGCTCGAGGGAACCGATGAGCCTTCGGCCCAGGTAGTTCTCCGCCACGGTGCCCACCAGGTAGATGAGCACCCCCGCCAGGAAGAGCCCCACGAAGGGTAGGAGGGGCTGGTAGGTTCGGGGCACCTCGAGGTTCAGGAGGCGCAGGAAGCTCTGGATGTAGCCCCCGGAGTAGGTGTAGACCCAGGCCAGGAAGTAGAGGGTGACCAGAAGGGGGAGAAGGGTAACCAGCCCGGTGAGGAACCTCTGGCGCAGGCGCATGGCTTTCAGTTTACGGGAAAATCCCCCGTGGGAGCGGGCTGGCGGCGGGGCTC from Thermus antranikianii DSM 12462 includes:
- a CDS encoding DUF502 domain-containing protein, whose translation is MRLRQRFLTGLVTLLPLLVTLYFLAWVYTYSGGYIQSFLRLLNLEVPRTYQPLLPFVGLFLAGVLIYLVGTVAENYLGRRLIGSLERSLLLFPIVRDIYKAVQQITHTLFGHQEVKFSRAAVIEYPRRGLYTLCFVVQPVDGRLPPLPEGYTAVLVPTSPVPASGMVILVPTEEVIPLEISVEDALKYVVSAGFLLPEKPSGSLTSLPQKAGPSA